Proteins encoded in a region of the Pseudomonas sp. PDNC002 genome:
- a CDS encoding glutamine synthetase family protein, whose protein sequence is MTTKLDQLSGWLKERKITEVECMIADLTGIARGKIAPTAKFLNEKGMRLPESVLLQTVTGDYVEDDIYYDLLDPADIDMVCRPDENAVFLVPWAIEPTAMVIHDTYDKLGNPIELSPRNVLKRVLQLYADKGWKPIVAPEMEFYLTKRSDDPDYPLQAPIGRSGRQETGRQSFSIDAANEFDPLFEDMYDWCELQGLDLDTLIHEEGTAQMEINFRHGDALDLADQIVVFKRTMREAALKHNVAATFMAKPMTGEPGSAMHLHQSIVDIKTGKNIFSNADGSMSELFLHHVGGLQKLIPEALPLFAPNVNSFRRFLPDTSAPVNVEWGEENRTVGLRVPDSTPDNRRVENRLAGADANPYLALAASLLCGYIGMVEGFKPSAQVKGRGYERRNLRLPLTIEAALECMESSKTLEKYLGDKFIRGYVAVKRAEHENFKRVISSWEREFLLLSV, encoded by the coding sequence ATGACTACCAAGCTAGACCAGCTGAGCGGCTGGTTGAAGGAACGCAAGATCACCGAAGTGGAATGCATGATCGCCGACCTGACCGGGATTGCCCGGGGCAAGATCGCGCCGACTGCGAAATTCCTCAACGAGAAGGGCATGCGCCTGCCGGAGAGCGTTCTCCTGCAGACCGTGACCGGCGACTACGTCGAGGACGACATCTATTACGACCTGCTGGACCCGGCCGACATCGATATGGTCTGCCGCCCGGACGAGAATGCCGTGTTCCTCGTCCCCTGGGCCATCGAGCCGACCGCGATGGTCATCCACGATACCTACGACAAGCTGGGCAACCCCATCGAGCTGTCGCCGCGCAACGTCCTCAAGCGCGTGCTCCAGCTGTACGCAGACAAAGGCTGGAAGCCGATTGTCGCGCCGGAGATGGAATTCTACCTGACCAAGCGCAGCGACGACCCCGACTACCCGCTGCAGGCTCCGATTGGCCGCTCCGGTCGCCAGGAAACTGGCCGCCAGTCCTTCTCCATCGACGCGGCGAACGAATTCGATCCGCTGTTCGAGGACATGTACGACTGGTGCGAACTGCAGGGCCTGGATCTGGATACCCTGATCCATGAAGAAGGCACCGCGCAGATGGAAATCAACTTCCGTCATGGCGATGCCCTGGACCTGGCCGACCAGATCGTGGTGTTCAAGCGCACCATGCGTGAGGCCGCGCTCAAGCACAACGTGGCCGCCACCTTCATGGCCAAGCCGATGACCGGCGAGCCGGGCAGTGCCATGCACCTGCACCAGAGCATCGTCGACATCAAGACCGGCAAGAACATCTTCTCCAACGCCGACGGCAGCATGAGCGAGCTGTTCCTGCACCACGTCGGCGGCCTGCAGAAGCTGATCCCCGAAGCCCTTCCGCTGTTCGCCCCGAACGTCAACTCGTTCCGCCGCTTCCTGCCCGATACCTCGGCGCCGGTGAACGTGGAGTGGGGCGAAGAGAACCGTACCGTCGGCCTGCGCGTACCGGACTCCACCCCGGACAACCGCCGCGTGGAAAACCGCCTGGCCGGCGCGGACGCCAACCCCTACCTGGCCCTGGCTGCCAGCCTGCTGTGCGGCTACATCGGCATGGTCGAAGGCTTCAAGCCCAGTGCCCAGGTCAAGGGTCGTGGCTACGAACGGCGTAACCTGCGCCTGCCGCTGACCATCGAGGCGGCGCTTGAATGCATGGAAAGCAGCAAGACCCTGGAAAAGTACCTGGGCGACAAGTTCATTCGCGGCTACGTGGCGGTCAAACGCGCCGAGCACGAGAACTTCAAGCGAGTGATCAGTTCCTGGGAGCGTGAGTTCCTCCTGCTTTCTGTCTGA
- a CDS encoding gamma-glutamyl-gamma-aminobutyrate hydrolase family protein, giving the protein MSRLPLIGVSACIKQIGSKPYHVAGDKYLRAVISGAAGIPVIVPSLGDVIDQEAMLAAFDGLLFTGSASNVEPHHYSGSASEAGTSHDPARDSTTLPLIRRAVAAGIPVLGICRGFQEMNVAFGGSLHQKVHEVPGYMDHREPAGEPIEIQYGLRHVVDVQPGGVFAGIGLPSQFQVNSIHGQGVDRLAPGLRVEALAPDGLVEAFSVEGAAFAVGVQWHPEWQVETNPNYLAIFQAFGKACGKRAGNR; this is encoded by the coding sequence ATGTCTCGCCTGCCGTTAATCGGCGTGTCCGCCTGCATCAAGCAGATCGGTTCCAAACCCTACCATGTTGCTGGCGACAAATACCTCAGAGCAGTGATCTCCGGGGCCGCGGGCATTCCGGTGATCGTTCCCTCCCTGGGCGATGTCATCGACCAGGAAGCCATGTTGGCCGCGTTCGACGGCCTGCTCTTCACAGGCTCGGCGTCGAACGTCGAACCCCATCATTATAGTGGCTCCGCAAGCGAAGCCGGCACTTCTCATGATCCTGCACGCGATAGCACGACGCTGCCGCTGATCCGCCGCGCGGTCGCCGCCGGTATTCCGGTGCTGGGCATCTGCCGCGGATTCCAGGAAATGAACGTCGCCTTCGGCGGCTCGTTGCACCAGAAGGTGCATGAAGTGCCGGGCTACATGGATCACCGCGAACCCGCCGGTGAGCCGATCGAGATTCAATATGGATTGCGGCATGTCGTCGACGTGCAGCCGGGCGGCGTTTTCGCCGGTATCGGGCTACCCTCGCAGTTCCAGGTCAATTCTATTCACGGCCAGGGCGTTGATCGTCTGGCGCCCGGCCTTCGTGTAGAAGCTCTGGCGCCTGACGGGTTGGTTGAAGCCTTCTCCGTCGAAGGTGCGGCCTTCGCCGTCGGGGTGCAGTGGCACCCGGAGTGGCAGGTCGAAACGAACCCCAACTATCTCGCTATCTTCCAGGCATTCGGCAAAGCCTGCGGCAAGAGGGCGGGGAACCGCTGA
- a CDS encoding glutamine synthetase family protein yields the protein MSVPQSAVSLEEASEFLKEHPEVQFVDLLIADMNGVVRGKRIERTNLPKVYEKGINLPASLFALDITGSTVESTGLGLDIGDADRVCFPIPNTLSMEPWQKRPTAQLLMTMHEMEERQPFFADPREVLRQVVQKFTDIGLTIVAAFELEFYLIDQENVNGRPQPPRSPISGKRPQSVQVYSIDDLDEYADCLQDIIDGARAQGIPADAIVKESAPAQFEVNMHHVDDALKACDYAVLLKRLIKNVAYDHEMDSTFMAKPYPGQAGNGLHVHVSLLDKDGKNIFTSEDPEQNAALRHAIGGVLETLPASMAFLCPNVNSYRRFGSAFFVPNAPSWGLDNRTVALRVPTGAPEAVRLEHRVAGADANPYLLLSAVLAGVHHGLTNKVEPGAAIEGNAYEQLEQSLPNNLRDALRELDDSDVMNKYISPEYIDIFVACKEHEMQEFEYSISDLEYNWYLHTV from the coding sequence ATGTCGGTACCCCAGAGTGCCGTGTCGCTCGAAGAAGCGAGTGAGTTCCTGAAGGAACACCCCGAGGTCCAATTCGTCGACCTCCTTATTGCAGACATGAATGGTGTGGTCCGCGGCAAGCGCATCGAACGCACCAACCTGCCCAAAGTCTATGAGAAGGGCATCAACCTCCCCGCCTCTCTCTTCGCTCTCGACATCACCGGCTCCACCGTGGAAAGCACCGGCCTCGGCCTGGACATTGGCGACGCGGACCGCGTCTGTTTCCCGATCCCTAACACCCTCTCCATGGAACCCTGGCAGAAGCGCCCGACCGCGCAACTGCTGATGACCATGCACGAGATGGAAGAGCGCCAGCCCTTCTTCGCCGATCCGCGTGAAGTGCTGCGTCAAGTCGTACAGAAGTTCACCGACATCGGCCTGACCATCGTCGCGGCCTTCGAGCTGGAGTTCTACCTGATCGACCAGGAGAACGTGAACGGCCGTCCGCAGCCGCCGCGTTCGCCGATCTCCGGCAAACGTCCGCAATCGGTCCAGGTCTACTCCATCGATGACCTCGACGAGTACGCCGACTGCCTGCAGGACATCATCGACGGCGCCCGCGCCCAGGGCATTCCGGCCGACGCCATCGTCAAGGAAAGCGCCCCGGCCCAGTTCGAAGTCAACATGCACCACGTTGACGACGCCCTGAAGGCCTGCGACTACGCAGTCCTGCTCAAGCGCCTGATCAAGAACGTCGCCTACGACCACGAGATGGACTCGACCTTCATGGCCAAGCCCTACCCGGGTCAGGCTGGCAACGGTCTGCACGTCCACGTCTCGCTGCTCGACAAGGACGGCAAGAACATCTTCACCAGCGAGGATCCCGAGCAGAACGCCGCGTTGCGCCACGCGATCGGCGGTGTGCTCGAGACCCTGCCGGCGTCGATGGCGTTCCTCTGCCCGAACGTCAACTCGTACCGCCGTTTCGGTTCGGCCTTCTTCGTGCCGAACGCACCGAGCTGGGGCCTGGACAACCGTACCGTCGCCCTGCGCGTGCCCACCGGAGCGCCGGAAGCGGTGCGCCTGGAACACCGCGTCGCCGGTGCCGATGCCAACCCGTACCTGCTGCTCTCGGCGGTGCTGGCCGGCGTCCACCACGGCCTGACCAACAAGGTCGAGCCGGGCGCGGCGATCGAAGGCAACGCTTACGAGCAACTGGAACAGAGCCTGCCGAACAACCTGCGCGATGCCCTGCGCGAGCTGGACGACAGCGACGTGATGAACAAGTACATCAGTCCCGAGTACATCGACATCTTCGTCGCGTGCAAGGAGCATGAGATGCAGGAGTTCGAGTATTCGATCTCCGACCTCGAGTACAACTGGTACTTGCACACCGTATAA
- a CDS encoding polyamine ABC transporter substrate-binding protein, translating into MPRLYAVILMLLCPLSAWAEQVIQVYNWNDYIAPEVLKDFEKDTGIRVEYKTYSTAEEVKKALESGEKIDVAVPSHNDLPALIRDKRIQALDFSKLPNRSHLDTQLLSKLAAVDPNNQHAVPYLWGAVGLAINEPEAEKAYGGKLPDSWSVMFDPQQSQRLKACGMSILDAPDEAFSVLMNYQGRNFARSAPSQIRRAGEVLAQLRPNLRYIDSERYIQDLNSGKLCVAMAWVGDALGAANAGQPVRFVVPQEGSVLFIDNLVIPTTAEHPDLALKFIDYLMQPKVAAQITAATLYPNGNKDSAQFLDAALRDQPGLYPDQETKRRLFALETAPEKTAPVITEVWAKLRDGGS; encoded by the coding sequence ATGCCACGCCTGTACGCTGTGATTCTGATGCTGTTGTGCCCGCTGTCCGCCTGGGCCGAGCAGGTCATCCAGGTCTACAACTGGAACGACTACATCGCCCCCGAGGTGCTCAAGGACTTCGAGAAGGACACCGGCATCCGCGTCGAGTACAAGACCTACAGCACCGCCGAAGAGGTCAAGAAGGCCCTGGAGAGCGGCGAGAAAATCGACGTCGCCGTGCCCTCGCACAACGACCTGCCGGCGCTGATCCGCGACAAGCGCATCCAGGCGCTGGACTTCAGCAAACTGCCCAACCGCAGCCACCTCGATACCCAGCTGCTGAGCAAGCTGGCCGCGGTCGACCCGAACAACCAGCACGCCGTGCCCTACCTGTGGGGCGCCGTGGGCCTGGCGATCAACGAACCCGAAGCGGAGAAGGCCTACGGCGGCAAGCTGCCCGACAGCTGGAGCGTGATGTTCGACCCGCAGCAGAGCCAGCGCCTGAAAGCCTGCGGCATGAGCATCCTGGACGCGCCGGACGAAGCCTTCTCGGTACTGATGAACTACCAGGGCCGCAACTTCGCCCGCAGCGCACCGTCGCAGATCCGCCGCGCCGGCGAAGTGCTCGCGCAATTGCGCCCGAACCTGCGCTACATCGACAGCGAGCGCTACATCCAGGACCTCAACAGCGGCAAGCTGTGCGTCGCCATGGCCTGGGTCGGCGATGCCCTGGGCGCCGCCAACGCCGGCCAGCCGGTGCGCTTCGTGGTGCCGCAGGAAGGCTCGGTGCTGTTCATCGACAACCTGGTAATCCCCACCACCGCCGAACATCCCGATCTGGCCCTGAAGTTCATCGACTACCTGATGCAACCCAAGGTCGCCGCGCAGATCACCGCCGCCACCCTCTACCCCAACGGCAACAAGGACTCCGCGCAGTTCCTCGATGCCGCCCTGCGCGACCAGCCGGGCCTGTACCCGGACCAGGAAACCAAGCGCCGCCTGTTCGCCCTGGAAACCGCGCCGGAGAAGACCGCCCCGGTGATTACCGAAGTCTGGGCCAAGCTGCGCGACGGCGGCAGCTGA
- a CDS encoding TetR/AcrR family transcriptional regulator → MDMPAPTRKPRASSQARIAVILDAARALLAESGAASLSIYAVAERAGIPPSSVYHFFPSVPALLQGLTNDVHAAFRACLEQPVDHAALRDWRDLARLVEQRTLAVYADDAAARQLILASHGLAEVTQADSQHDVQLGRAMRELFERHFELPPLPQDIEVFSLAIELGDRVYALSVQRHGGITERLAEEGMRVIDAYLSLYLPPCLPKRSAPLS, encoded by the coding sequence ATCGACATGCCCGCCCCCACCCGCAAGCCCCGCGCCAGCAGCCAGGCGCGCATCGCCGTGATCCTCGACGCCGCCCGCGCGCTGTTGGCGGAAAGCGGCGCGGCGAGCCTGTCGATCTATGCGGTGGCCGAACGCGCGGGCATCCCGCCCTCCTCCGTCTACCACTTCTTCCCCAGCGTGCCGGCGTTGCTGCAGGGCCTCACCAACGACGTCCACGCCGCCTTCCGCGCCTGTCTGGAACAGCCGGTGGATCACGCTGCACTGCGCGATTGGCGCGACCTGGCTCGCCTGGTCGAACAACGCACGCTGGCCGTGTACGCCGACGATGCCGCCGCGCGCCAGCTGATTCTCGCCAGCCACGGCCTGGCCGAAGTCACCCAGGCGGACAGCCAGCACGATGTGCAGCTCGGCCGGGCCATGCGCGAACTGTTCGAGCGCCACTTCGAGCTGCCGCCGCTGCCGCAGGACATCGAGGTATTCAGCCTCGCCATCGAGCTGGGCGACCGCGTCTATGCCCTCTCCGTGCAGCGCCACGGCGGCATCACCGAGCGCCTGGCCGAGGAAGGCATGCGGGTGATCGATGCCTACCTGTCGCTGTACCTGCCGCCCTGCTTGCCGAAGCGCTCTGCGCCGCTCAGCTAA
- the aguA gene encoding agmatine deiminase, translating to MTTLTSTPRADGFRMPAEWESHTQTWMVWPERPDNWRLGGKPAQAAFSAVARAIARFEPVTVGVSAGQYENARAQLADAANIRVVEISNDDAWVRDTGPTFVTNDKGDVRGVDWTFNAWGGLEGGLYFPWHRDDQVASKILGIERCDGYRTEGFVLEGGSIHVDGEGTVITTEECLLNHNRNPHMSREEIEAVLREHLAIDTVIWLPDGLFNDETDGHVDNFCCYVRPGEVLLAWTDDVNDPNYERCQAAMRVLETARDAKGRQLTVHKIVIPGPIHATEAECEGIDLVIGTQPRDPSIRLAGSYVNFLIVNGGIIAPRFDDPADAEAEATLKRIFPEHEIVMVPGREILLGGGNIHCITQQQPAPQKR from the coding sequence ATGACTACGTTGACCAGCACTCCCCGCGCCGATGGCTTCCGCATGCCGGCGGAATGGGAATCCCACACCCAGACCTGGATGGTCTGGCCCGAGCGCCCGGACAACTGGCGCCTGGGCGGCAAGCCCGCGCAGGCCGCCTTCAGCGCCGTGGCCCGCGCCATCGCCCGCTTCGAGCCGGTGACCGTCGGCGTTTCCGCTGGCCAGTACGAGAACGCCCGCGCACAGCTGGCGGACGCAGCCAATATCCGCGTGGTGGAAATCAGCAACGACGACGCCTGGGTGCGCGACACCGGCCCGACCTTCGTCACCAACGACAAGGGCGACGTGCGCGGCGTGGACTGGACCTTCAACGCCTGGGGCGGCCTGGAAGGCGGCCTGTACTTCCCGTGGCACCGTGACGATCAGGTTGCCAGCAAGATCCTCGGCATCGAGCGCTGCGACGGCTATCGCACCGAAGGCTTCGTGCTGGAGGGCGGGTCGATCCACGTGGACGGCGAAGGCACGGTGATCACCACCGAGGAATGCCTGCTCAACCACAACCGCAACCCGCACATGAGCCGCGAAGAGATCGAAGCCGTGCTGCGCGAGCACCTGGCCATCGACACCGTGATCTGGCTGCCGGACGGCCTGTTCAACGACGAGACCGACGGCCACGTCGACAATTTCTGCTGCTACGTGCGTCCGGGCGAAGTCCTGCTGGCCTGGACCGACGACGTGAACGACCCGAACTACGAGCGCTGCCAGGCCGCCATGCGCGTGCTGGAAACCGCCCGCGACGCCAAGGGCCGCCAGCTGACCGTGCACAAGATCGTCATTCCCGGCCCGATCCACGCGACCGAAGCCGAGTGCGAGGGCATCGACCTGGTGATCGGCACTCAGCCGCGCGATCCGTCGATCCGCCTGGCCGGCTCCTACGTCAACTTCCTGATCGTCAACGGCGGCATCATCGCCCCACGTTTCGACGACCCGGCGGATGCCGAAGCCGAAGCCACGCTGAAGCGCATCTTCCCCGAGCACGAAATCGTGATGGTGCCAGGCCGCGAAATCCTCCTGGGCGGCGGCAACATCCATTGCATCACCCAGCAGCAGCCGGCACCGCAGAAGCGCTGA
- a CDS encoding OprD family porin: MKSRTLTQSSLALAIAAAGLAQSAVAGGFIEDSKANLTLRNFYINTDNRNGTADPSKQEEWGQGFLLNYTSGFTEGTVGFGVDALGLLGVRLDSSGGKHYESASQQGGTVFPSKSNGDAVNDFSSLGLTAKAKVSNTEFRYGTLQPKLPVVTYNDGRLLPVTFEGGQVASTDLKDFNLVAGQLEHSKGRNSTDNRSLSIAGANGSSISSRDSNKFYYAGGDYKLNKDLTLQYYYGQLTDFYQQHFLGLQHNWAIGPGVLKTDLRAFDSSSDGKNGSASGRADGYVSSGYYGGNTTKGEVDNRAFSGLFTYSVSGHSFGAGYQVLNGDSDFPFLNRGDGEGSTAYLITDVQIGKFQRAGERTWQVRYGYDFAKAGVPGLTFQTIYLHGDNIDTKQGDQSEWERDITLAYVIPDGALKGLGFTWRNAALRSGLPASSTPGSASQRDQDENRLIVSYTIPLL, translated from the coding sequence ATGAAAAGCCGCACTCTCACGCAATCGAGTCTCGCGCTCGCCATCGCCGCCGCGGGCCTGGCCCAGTCGGCCGTCGCCGGTGGATTCATCGAAGACAGCAAGGCCAACCTGACCCTGCGCAACTTCTACATCAACACCGACAACCGCAACGGCACCGCCGACCCGAGCAAGCAGGAAGAGTGGGGCCAGGGTTTCCTGCTCAACTACACCTCCGGCTTCACCGAAGGCACCGTGGGCTTTGGTGTCGACGCCCTCGGCCTGCTGGGCGTACGCCTGGACAGCAGCGGCGGCAAGCACTATGAGTCGGCCTCCCAGCAGGGTGGCACGGTGTTCCCGTCCAAGAGCAACGGCGACGCGGTGAATGACTTCAGCAGCCTGGGCCTGACCGCCAAGGCCAAGGTCTCCAATACCGAATTCCGTTACGGCACGCTGCAGCCCAAGCTGCCGGTGGTGACCTACAACGACGGTCGCCTGTTGCCTGTCACCTTCGAGGGTGGCCAGGTCGCTTCCACCGATCTCAAGGATTTCAACCTGGTTGCCGGTCAGCTGGAGCACTCCAAAGGCCGTAACTCCACGGATAACCGCAGCCTCAGCATCGCTGGCGCCAACGGCTCGAGCATCAGCTCCCGCGACAGCAACAAGTTCTACTACGCCGGTGGCGACTACAAACTGAACAAGGACCTGACCCTGCAGTACTACTACGGTCAGCTCACCGACTTCTACCAGCAGCATTTCCTCGGCCTGCAGCACAACTGGGCAATCGGCCCGGGTGTCCTGAAGACCGACCTGCGTGCCTTCGACAGCAGCTCCGACGGCAAGAACGGCAGCGCCTCCGGTCGTGCGGACGGCTATGTCAGCAGCGGCTACTACGGTGGCAACACCACCAAGGGCGAGGTGGACAACCGCGCCTTCAGCGGCCTGTTCACCTACTCGGTCAGCGGTCACAGCTTCGGCGCCGGCTACCAGGTGCTCAACGGCGATAGCGACTTCCCGTTCCTCAACCGTGGTGATGGCGAAGGCTCCACCGCTTACCTGATCACCGATGTGCAGATCGGCAAGTTCCAGCGCGCCGGCGAGCGCACCTGGCAGGTTCGCTACGGCTACGACTTCGCCAAGGCCGGCGTGCCTGGCCTGACCTTCCAGACCATCTACCTGCACGGCGACAACATCGATACCAAGCAGGGTGACCAGAGCGAATGGGAGCGTGACATCACCCTCGCCTACGTCATTCCGGACGGCGCCCTCAAGGGCCTGGGCTTCACCTGGCGTAATGCTGCACTGCGCAGCGGCCTGCCGGCATCCAGCACCCCGGGTTCGGCCAGCCAGCGCGACCAGGACGAAAACCGCCTGATCGTCAGCTACACCATCCCGCTGCTGTAA
- a CDS encoding polysaccharide biosynthesis/export family protein: MKNLLAFSLVVGSLALQGCVFSPGQHMTDSDIQREAQKEGMNITLVPITPQVLQRQEADFAARPGIPTELTNYRPPQEDYVIGGGDVLLVTVWDHPELTSPGSTQQMEANGRVVGADGNIFFPYAGVVRAEGQTPAQLRKRLSSQLAKKGIVDPQVDVTVLRYSSQHVVLSGAFQNGGQVELNNTPTTLVQAVSKAGVIAGEADLSGLTLKRDGREYVIDVDALNRTGSTLSGIYLKNGDQIHLPYNDRKKVYVVGEVERPQVVTYRTTGLSLLEVLGNAGGLSPETSDGDSVYVIRGAPQQTASSGQKGVFQAQVFHLEAKRPTAYALAKDFAMQPQDVVFIGPANITRWNRFISQLLPSASFVGTGAALGR, encoded by the coding sequence ATGAAAAACCTGCTCGCTTTCAGTCTCGTAGTCGGCAGTCTGGCGCTACAAGGCTGTGTGTTCTCCCCCGGTCAGCACATGACGGATTCCGATATCCAACGCGAGGCACAGAAAGAGGGGATGAACATCACCCTCGTGCCCATCACGCCCCAGGTGCTGCAACGCCAGGAGGCCGACTTCGCCGCCAGACCCGGCATACCGACGGAACTGACGAACTACCGCCCACCCCAGGAGGATTACGTGATCGGCGGCGGCGACGTGCTGTTGGTGACGGTCTGGGACCACCCGGAACTGACCAGCCCCGGCTCGACTCAGCAGATGGAAGCCAACGGCCGCGTGGTCGGCGCCGATGGCAACATCTTCTTCCCCTATGCCGGCGTCGTGCGCGCCGAAGGCCAGACCCCGGCGCAGTTGCGTAAACGCCTGTCCAGCCAACTGGCGAAGAAAGGCATCGTCGATCCGCAGGTGGACGTCACCGTGCTGCGCTACAGCAGCCAGCACGTGGTGCTTTCCGGGGCCTTCCAGAATGGCGGCCAGGTGGAGCTGAACAACACGCCGACCACCCTGGTGCAGGCCGTCAGCAAGGCCGGGGTGATCGCCGGCGAAGCGGACCTCTCGGGGCTGACGCTCAAGCGTGACGGCCGCGAGTACGTGATCGACGTCGACGCGCTGAACCGCACCGGCTCGACCCTCAGCGGCATCTACCTGAAGAACGGCGACCAGATCCACCTGCCGTACAACGACCGCAAGAAAGTCTACGTGGTCGGCGAGGTGGAGCGTCCGCAGGTGGTCACGTATCGCACCACCGGCCTGTCGCTGCTGGAAGTGCTGGGTAACGCCGGTGGCCTGAGCCCGGAAACCTCCGATGGCGACTCGGTCTATGTGATCCGCGGCGCTCCGCAGCAGACCGCCAGCAGCGGCCAGAAGGGTGTCTTCCAGGCGCAGGTGTTCCACCTGGAAGCCAAGCGCCCGACGGCCTACGCGTTGGCGAAGGACTTCGCCATGCAGCCGCAGGACGTGGTGTTCATCGGCCCGGCCAACATCACCCGTTGGAACCGCTTCATCAGCCAGCTGTTGCCGTCGGCTTCGTTCGTCGGCACCGGCGCCGCCCTGGGACGCTGA
- a CDS encoding undecaprenyl-phosphate glucose phosphotransferase → MPNKTKGILRAHQSLISLAHRLSDILVIVLTGVILLSAGSGVLESQLWVSVLLCVMLFHWLGELNQLYGSWRGESLLRESLSVTLYWSLAFFAVLLLDISLRHVELEEPRRLGWFAVALLIMCGYRLAIRMLLRVARRHGFNSRNVAIYGTGEVGARLAETILNAPWMGLRLIGFYDDRPRQMELGERVPVKGDRLALIEAARSGQIDKVYLTLPLSREPLLNELIRELSDTTVSVYLIPDLFMFDLLHARSESINGLATISIFDTPMDGPNAVLKRIEDVVLASLILLLIAVPMLLIALAVKLTSRGPVLFRQVRYGMDGRPIRVWKFRSMTVMEDGADVTQASRNDCRITPLGALLRRTSLDELPQFFNVLLGDMSVVGPRPHAVAHNEQYRRQVSRYMLRHKVKPGITGWAQVNGWRGETDTLEKMQKRIEFDLDYIENWSVWWDLKIVLLTLFKGFVHRNAY, encoded by the coding sequence ATGCCCAACAAGACAAAAGGAATTCTGCGTGCGCACCAATCGCTGATTTCGCTGGCACATCGCCTGAGCGACATCCTGGTGATCGTGCTCACCGGGGTGATCCTGCTCAGTGCCGGCAGCGGCGTGCTGGAGTCCCAGCTGTGGGTCTCGGTGCTGCTCTGCGTGATGCTTTTCCATTGGCTCGGCGAGCTGAATCAGCTCTACGGCTCCTGGCGCGGCGAGTCGCTGCTGCGCGAATCGCTGAGCGTCACCCTGTACTGGTCGCTGGCGTTTTTCGCCGTGCTGCTGCTGGATATCTCACTGCGCCATGTGGAGCTGGAAGAGCCCCGGCGGCTGGGCTGGTTCGCCGTGGCGCTGCTGATCATGTGCGGCTATCGGCTGGCCATCCGCATGCTGCTCCGCGTGGCGCGCCGCCATGGCTTCAACAGCCGCAACGTGGCGATCTATGGCACCGGCGAGGTCGGTGCGCGGCTCGCCGAAACCATACTTAATGCACCGTGGATGGGCCTGCGCCTGATCGGCTTCTATGACGACCGCCCGCGGCAGATGGAACTGGGCGAGCGGGTGCCGGTGAAAGGCGATCGCCTGGCGCTGATCGAGGCGGCCCGTTCGGGGCAGATCGACAAGGTCTACCTGACGCTGCCGCTGTCCCGCGAGCCGTTGCTCAATGAGCTGATCCGCGAGCTGTCCGACACCACCGTGTCGGTCTACCTGATCCCCGACCTGTTCATGTTCGACCTGCTGCATGCCCGCAGCGAGAGCATCAACGGCCTAGCCACCATCAGCATCTTCGATACGCCCATGGACGGCCCCAATGCCGTGCTCAAGCGCATCGAAGACGTGGTGCTGGCTTCGCTGATCCTGCTGCTGATCGCCGTGCCGATGCTGCTGATCGCCCTGGCGGTGAAGCTCACCTCGCGCGGCCCGGTGCTGTTCCGCCAGGTTCGTTACGGCATGGATGGCCGGCCGATCCGCGTGTGGAAATTCCGCAGCATGACGGTGATGGAAGACGGTGCCGACGTCACCCAGGCGTCGCGCAACGACTGCCGCATCACCCCGCTGGGCGCCCTCCTGCGGCGCACTTCGCTGGATGAGCTGCCACAATTCTTCAACGTCTTGCTCGGCGACATGTCGGTGGTTGGCCCGCGCCCTCATGCCGTGGCGCACAACGAGCAATACCGGCGTCAGGTCAGTCGCTACATGCTGCGTCACAAGGTCAAGCCAGGCATCACCGGCTGGGCCCAGGTGAACGGCTGGCGTGGCGAGACCGACACCCTGGAGAAGATGCAGAAACGCATCGAGTTCGACCTGGACTACATCGAGAACTGGTCCGTCTGGTGGGATCTGAAGATCGTCCTGCTGACCCTGTTCAAGGGGTTCGTACACCGCAATGCCTACTGA